One segment of Vibrio mimicus DNA contains the following:
- a CDS encoding lipid A deacylase LpxR family protein: MKFIRVIPLWLFSSAAIAAQTPTFILSIDNDGVFGVDQNYTNGLFLSYTSGAIAPNWLTQPLSLSIWGAPSLDKWEFTLGHKMWTPSDIELTTPQPNERPYAGYLHTEFNYISLNPQQSQRFNLTLGMTGDSALSEEAQKIVHGITKSDDPNGWAYQVEDQFVGSIGYRSHFNWWRYGALFNTEWELSNVSEINVGNFRSDISTGVMWRWGSDLAGSFGSANISAENPFSAGMIGASDRGWFFFSGIEGRYRFNDVTIEGDRPLEGLEHPAEYYQVNVENWQATAVLGFAMYSRHVGASFTLTANSNEFKEDKEPYSSTGSLSLYAFF, encoded by the coding sequence ATGAAATTTATCCGTGTTATTCCTTTATGGTTGTTCAGCAGTGCAGCCATTGCAGCTCAAACACCCACTTTCATTCTCAGTATTGATAATGACGGTGTATTTGGGGTTGATCAAAACTACACCAACGGGTTATTCCTGAGCTACACCTCAGGGGCGATAGCACCTAATTGGCTTACTCAACCATTGAGCTTATCGATTTGGGGGGCACCTAGCCTAGATAAGTGGGAGTTTACTCTCGGCCATAAAATGTGGACTCCATCTGATATCGAGTTAACCACACCACAACCGAATGAGCGTCCCTATGCCGGTTATTTGCACACCGAATTTAACTACATCAGCCTTAATCCTCAGCAATCTCAGCGCTTTAACCTAACTCTCGGTATGACGGGGGACAGTGCCCTCTCCGAAGAGGCTCAAAAAATAGTCCACGGCATTACTAAATCAGATGACCCGAATGGTTGGGCTTATCAAGTTGAAGACCAATTTGTAGGCAGCATAGGTTACCGCTCTCACTTTAACTGGTGGCGTTACGGGGCACTGTTTAATACGGAGTGGGAGCTTTCTAACGTATCCGAAATCAATGTGGGCAACTTCCGTAGCGATATTTCTACCGGTGTAATGTGGCGTTGGGGATCTGATCTCGCAGGAAGCTTTGGATCTGCCAATATCTCCGCGGAAAATCCGTTCTCAGCGGGCATGATCGGTGCTTCAGATCGTGGTTGGTTCTTCTTCTCAGGTATCGAAGGGCGTTATCGCTTTAACGATGTCACCATTGAAGGAGACCGCCCACTGGAAGGCTTAGAACACCCAGCTGAATATTACCAAGTGAATGTAGAAAACTGGCAAGCCACGGCTGTCCTTGGGTTTGCCATGTATAGCCGCCATGTGGGTGCAAGTTTCACTCTTACCGCCAATAGCAACGAGTTTAAAGAAGATAAAGAGCCATACAGTAGTACTGGCAGTCTCTCCCTCTATGCCTTCTTTTAA
- the pflB gene encoding formate C-acetyltransferase yields MAEQFAKAWEGFAAGDWQNEVNVRDFIQKNYTPYEGDESFLVSEGTEATNKLWDKVMEGIRQENSTHAPVDFDTSLISTITAHDAGYINKDLEKIVGLQTDAPLKRAIIPNGGIRMVEGSCKAYGRELDPQVSKIYSEYRKTHNAGVFDIYTPEILACRKSGVLTGLPDAYGRGRIIGDYRRVALYGIDFLMKDKLAQFKSLQEKFENGEDLQMTMQLREEIAEQHRALGQMKQMAAKYGYDISRPAETAQEAIQWTYFGYLAAVKSQNGAAMSLGRTSTFLDVYIERDMKAGKITEEEAQEMIDHFVMKLRMVRFLRTPEYDELFSGDPIWATESMGGMGLDGRTLVTRTNFRFLNSLYTMGPSPEPNITVLWSEQLPEGFKKFCAKVSIDTSSIQYENDDLMRPDFESDDYAIACCVSPMVIGKHMQFFGARANLAKTLLYVINGGVDEKLKIQVGPKMPKIMDEVLDFDDVWGKLDHFMDWLAKQYVTALNSIHFMHDKYSYEAALMALHDRDVRRTMACGIAGLSVAADSLSAIKYAKVKPVRDEDGVAVDFTIEGDYPKFGNNDARVDDIACELVERFMNKIRSLKTYRDAIPTQSILTITSNVVYGKKTGNTPDGRRAGAPFAPGANPMHGRDEKGAVASLTSVGKLPFAHAKDGISYTFSIVPNALGKDENSQRANLAGLMDGYFHHESGIEGGQHLNVNVLNRDTLLDAVKHPEKYPQLTIRVSGYAVRFNSLTAEQQQDVIARTFTESL; encoded by the coding sequence ATGGCAGAGCAATTTGCTAAAGCTTGGGAAGGTTTTGCGGCAGGTGACTGGCAAAACGAAGTTAACGTTCGTGATTTTATTCAAAAGAACTACACACCGTACGAAGGCGACGAATCTTTCCTAGTTTCTGAAGGTACTGAAGCGACCAACAAGCTTTGGGACAAAGTAATGGAAGGCATCAGACAGGAAAACTCAACTCACGCTCCTGTTGACTTCGACACTTCTCTTATCTCTACCATCACAGCTCACGACGCTGGCTACATCAACAAAGATCTTGAAAAGATCGTTGGTCTACAAACCGATGCTCCACTGAAACGTGCAATCATCCCTAACGGTGGTATCCGTATGGTGGAAGGTTCATGCAAAGCATACGGTCGTGAACTGGATCCACAAGTTTCAAAAATCTACTCTGAATACCGCAAAACGCACAACGCAGGTGTATTCGACATCTACACTCCAGAAATTCTGGCTTGTCGTAAATCTGGCGTTCTGACTGGTCTTCCAGATGCTTACGGCCGTGGTCGTATCATCGGTGACTACCGTCGTGTAGCTCTGTACGGTATCGACTTCCTGATGAAAGACAAACTGGCTCAGTTCAAGTCTCTGCAGGAAAAATTTGAAAACGGCGAAGATCTGCAAATGACCATGCAACTGCGTGAAGAAATTGCAGAACAACACCGTGCGCTTGGCCAAATGAAACAGATGGCTGCGAAATACGGTTACGATATTTCTCGCCCAGCTGAAACGGCACAAGAAGCAATCCAATGGACTTACTTCGGCTACCTAGCGGCAGTGAAATCTCAAAACGGTGCTGCAATGTCTCTTGGCCGTACCTCTACTTTCTTGGACGTGTACATTGAGCGCGACATGAAAGCAGGCAAGATTACTGAAGAAGAAGCTCAAGAAATGATCGACCACTTCGTGATGAAGCTGCGTATGGTTCGTTTCCTACGTACTCCTGAGTACGATGAGCTGTTCTCTGGTGACCCAATTTGGGCAACCGAATCTATGGGTGGTATGGGTCTGGACGGTCGTACGCTGGTAACACGTACTAACTTCCGCTTCCTGAATTCACTGTACACCATGGGTCCATCTCCAGAGCCAAACATCACTGTCCTGTGGTCAGAGCAACTGCCTGAAGGCTTCAAGAAGTTCTGTGCGAAAGTGTCTATCGATACCTCGTCTATCCAGTACGAAAATGATGACCTGATGCGTCCAGACTTCGAATCTGATGACTACGCCATCGCATGTTGTGTATCACCAATGGTAATTGGTAAACACATGCAGTTCTTCGGTGCTCGTGCAAACCTTGCAAAAACTCTGCTGTACGTAATCAACGGCGGTGTGGATGAGAAACTGAAAATCCAAGTAGGTCCAAAAATGCCTAAGATCATGGACGAAGTTCTGGACTTCGACGATGTATGGGGCAAGCTGGATCACTTCATGGATTGGCTGGCAAAACAATACGTCACTGCACTGAACAGCATCCACTTCATGCATGACAAGTACAGCTACGAAGCAGCTCTGATGGCTCTGCATGACCGTGACGTACGTCGTACTATGGCGTGTGGTATCGCAGGTCTGTCTGTTGCCGCGGACTCTCTATCTGCAATCAAGTACGCGAAAGTAAAACCTGTTCGTGACGAAGACGGTGTAGCAGTCGATTTCACTATCGAAGGCGACTACCCTAAATTCGGTAACAACGATGCACGCGTTGACGACATCGCTTGCGAACTGGTTGAGCGTTTCATGAACAAGATCCGTTCACTGAAAACTTACCGTGATGCAATTCCTACTCAGTCTATCCTGACTATCACTTCAAACGTGGTATACGGTAAGAAGACAGGTAACACACCAGACGGCCGTCGTGCAGGTGCTCCATTCGCACCAGGTGCAAACCCAATGCACGGTCGTGATGAGAAAGGTGCGGTAGCTTCTCTGACTTCAGTAGGCAAACTGCCATTTGCTCACGCAAAAGATGGTATCTCTTATACCTTCTCTATCGTGCCAAATGCACTGGGTAAAGATGAGAACTCTCAACGTGCTAACCTTGCTGGTCTGATGGATGGTTATTTCCACCACGAATCTGGTATTGAAGGTGGCCAACACCTGAACGTTAACGTTCTGAACCGTGACACTCTGCTTGATGCGGTTAAGCATCCAGAGAAGTACCCACAACTGACTATCCGTGTATCAGGTTATGCAGTTCGCTTTAACTCTCTGACTGCTGAACAGCAACAAGACGTTATCGCTCGTACTTTCACTGAATCTCTATAA
- a CDS encoding DUF3360 family protein, with translation MSDVMNNERSDIETKSYQELHRPASEFATRSEYLDHELQIMKPRRFGLNLPGRDFRFELEDLVPALAGTIGIISMYSAVMMSWADGLTQAWDHINLGKEFAIEVARVEMLFPALFFCVIASGFLNPRANLAGNHGPMIPLIGSIALAGAHPLALAILLGVFGLLLSYFKGGSKLVNLTSEGTAGGLLIFLGFTGTMSQITSIQEWAVGLQSADIAAGSMGYIGLVVLGVNIVIYALLAKFNLRWLAIPVCAFTGLVIALALGAGFDLKFETQMGLPNLNPVYWWGSTEQGWMLGMPTLQHFIASLPFAILAVAMWSPDFLGHRIFQELNYPKRTEKVLMDVDDTMTMCSIRQMVGTALGGGNITSSWGTYMIPAAIAKRPIPGGAIILGCLVMTIAILGFPMDAAVWPPVMRCALLVGVFLPLLEAGMQMIKNTKDSQAAGICIFGSAVVNPVLAWALTMLLDNNGLIGDKERAAKLSFMDKVVIPGGVLIICLIAMLAVGMLESQYGLQAWL, from the coding sequence ATGTCAGACGTTATGAACAACGAGCGCTCAGACATTGAGACGAAAAGCTATCAGGAGCTTCACCGTCCTGCGTCTGAGTTTGCGACTCGCTCAGAATATCTGGATCATGAACTGCAAATCATGAAGCCACGCCGTTTTGGTCTCAACTTACCTGGTCGAGATTTCCGCTTTGAGCTGGAGGATTTAGTTCCTGCTCTGGCTGGTACTATCGGCATTATCTCAATGTACTCCGCGGTAATGATGTCTTGGGCTGACGGCCTGACTCAAGCGTGGGATCACATTAACTTGGGTAAAGAATTTGCTATCGAAGTTGCTCGTGTAGAAATGCTTTTCCCCGCTCTTTTCTTCTGTGTGATTGCTTCTGGTTTCCTCAACCCTAGAGCTAACCTTGCGGGTAACCACGGTCCGATGATTCCTTTGATCGGCTCTATTGCTCTGGCCGGCGCTCACCCTCTTGCTCTTGCTATTCTTCTTGGCGTATTCGGTCTTCTGCTCAGCTACTTCAAAGGGGGATCCAAACTGGTTAACCTCACCTCTGAAGGTACGGCCGGTGGTTTGCTTATCTTCCTCGGTTTTACCGGAACCATGAGCCAAATCACTTCGATACAAGAGTGGGCGGTAGGCCTTCAATCCGCGGATATTGCAGCAGGCAGCATGGGTTACATTGGTTTAGTGGTACTGGGTGTAAACATTGTGATTTACGCGCTACTGGCCAAATTTAACCTGCGTTGGCTGGCCATTCCTGTGTGTGCCTTTACAGGTCTAGTTATTGCTCTCGCATTGGGTGCAGGTTTCGACTTGAAATTTGAAACTCAAATGGGCTTACCTAACCTGAACCCAGTTTACTGGTGGGGCAGCACTGAACAGGGTTGGATGTTGGGCATGCCAACACTACAACACTTCATCGCTTCACTACCATTTGCCATTCTTGCGGTTGCGATGTGGTCACCAGACTTCCTTGGTCACCGTATCTTCCAAGAACTGAACTATCCAAAACGTACTGAAAAAGTACTGATGGATGTGGATGACACAATGACAATGTGTTCTATCCGCCAAATGGTAGGTACTGCACTGGGTGGTGGTAACATCACATCATCTTGGGGTACGTACATGATCCCAGCTGCGATTGCGAAGCGCCCAATTCCAGGTGGTGCGATCATCCTTGGCTGTTTGGTCATGACCATTGCGATTCTTGGCTTCCCAATGGATGCGGCGGTATGGCCACCTGTAATGCGTTGTGCTCTGTTAGTGGGTGTATTCCTACCACTGCTTGAAGCTGGCATGCAAATGATCAAAAACACCAAAGATTCACAAGCAGCAGGTATCTGTATTTTTGGTTCAGCGGTAGTAAACCCTGTACTGGCTTGGGCTTTAACCATGCTACTGGACAACAACGGTCTGATTGGCGACAAAGAGCGCGCAGCAAAATTGTCATTCATGGATAAAGTTGTGATCCCTGGCGGTGTGCTAATCATCTGTTTGATTGCTATGCTTGCGGTAGGCATGTTGGAAAGCCAATACGGTCTGCAAGCTTGGTTGTAA
- a CDS encoding ABC transporter ATP-binding protein: MTDVPALEIKNLHKTFGQNEVLKGISLQASKGDVISIIGSSGSGKSTFLRCINLLETPTSGEIWVKGELIQMKTSRQGVAQPAKEKQVQRIRSRLAMVFQSFNLWSHMTVLQNVIEAPVHVLGIPKAQAIEQAEHLLKKVGLYERKDYYPGHLSGGQQQRAAIARALAVEPEVMLFDEPTSALDPELVGEVLGVMRDLAEEGRTMLVVTHEMAFARDVSNHVMFLHQGKVEEQGKPEKLFKNPDSERLKQFISSIY; the protein is encoded by the coding sequence ATGACGGATGTACCCGCGCTTGAGATTAAAAATCTACATAAAACTTTTGGTCAGAATGAAGTGCTAAAAGGTATCTCACTTCAGGCTAGTAAAGGCGATGTCATTTCCATCATTGGCTCGTCAGGCTCTGGCAAAAGCACCTTTCTTCGTTGTATCAATTTATTAGAGACGCCAACCTCTGGCGAAATCTGGGTTAAAGGTGAATTGATCCAGATGAAAACCTCACGCCAAGGCGTAGCCCAACCCGCTAAAGAAAAACAAGTTCAGCGCATCCGTTCGCGTCTAGCTATGGTGTTTCAAAGCTTCAACCTGTGGTCACACATGACGGTGCTCCAAAACGTCATTGAAGCTCCTGTGCACGTTTTGGGTATCCCGAAAGCTCAAGCGATTGAACAGGCTGAACACCTGCTAAAAAAAGTAGGGCTTTACGAGCGTAAAGATTATTACCCAGGCCATCTTTCTGGTGGTCAGCAGCAACGAGCTGCGATCGCAAGGGCTCTTGCCGTAGAGCCTGAAGTCATGCTGTTTGATGAGCCGACCTCTGCTTTAGATCCTGAGTTGGTAGGAGAAGTCTTGGGTGTCATGCGTGACTTAGCGGAGGAAGGGCGCACCATGCTCGTGGTGACACATGAAATGGCCTTTGCTCGCGATGTCTCAAATCATGTGATGTTTTTGCATCAAGGTAAGGTTGAGGAGCAGGGTAAACCGGAAAAATTGTTCAAAAATCCTGATTCAGAGCGGTTAAAGCAGTTTATTTCGTCTATTTATTAA
- a CDS encoding ABC transporter substrate-binding protein produces MKKWLVATALIAATVSGVTQAKEWKTVRFGIEGAYPPFSWTEADGSLKGFDVDMANALCTEMKVECKIVPQDWDGIIPSLLARKYDAIIAAMSITEERKMKVDFTGKYALIPNKFIAKKGANLTFTKEGLKGVKIGVQRATTHDKYLSDNYGDAVDIVRYGSFDEAYLDLANGRIAAVLGDASALEEGVLNKAGGDGYEFVGPSLTDPKWFGEGMGIAVRKQDKDLTEKLNAAIAALREKGIYQQIEAKYFKYDVYGE; encoded by the coding sequence ATGAAGAAGTGGTTAGTTGCGACTGCTTTAATTGCAGCAACGGTGAGTGGAGTCACGCAAGCCAAAGAATGGAAAACGGTACGCTTTGGTATTGAAGGTGCCTATCCTCCATTTAGTTGGACTGAAGCGGATGGTTCACTGAAAGGATTTGATGTGGACATGGCAAATGCACTGTGTACCGAGATGAAAGTTGAGTGCAAAATTGTGCCGCAAGATTGGGATGGCATCATTCCATCATTGTTAGCGCGTAAATATGACGCGATTATTGCCGCAATGTCGATCACCGAAGAGCGTAAGATGAAAGTCGATTTCACCGGCAAGTATGCTCTGATCCCGAATAAATTTATTGCTAAAAAAGGTGCTAACCTCACTTTCACGAAAGAGGGTTTGAAGGGGGTAAAAATCGGTGTGCAGCGTGCGACAACACATGATAAGTACCTGTCCGACAATTATGGTGACGCCGTGGATATCGTCCGTTATGGCTCGTTTGATGAAGCGTACTTAGATCTAGCGAATGGCCGTATTGCTGCAGTATTGGGTGATGCCTCAGCGCTGGAAGAAGGTGTGTTGAACAAAGCTGGTGGTGATGGCTATGAATTTGTTGGTCCATCATTGACGGATCCTAAATGGTTTGGTGAGGGTATGGGCATCGCTGTTCGTAAGCAGGATAAAGACTTGACCGAAAAGCTGAATGCGGCCATTGCAGCGCTACGTGAGAAAGGTATTTATCAGCAAATTGAAGCCAAATACTTTAAATATGATGTATACGGCGAGTAA
- a CDS encoding ABC transporter permease: protein MLDLQGYEASIAKGALVTIEVALLSLLLAVALGMLGALAKMAPYRWARWVATLYTTIIRGIPDLVLMMLIFFGGQIFLNNGLSSFNEFLNQWFIERDPNHEWVSYVPDYIDLSPFIAGVLTIGFIFGAYMAETFRGAILAVDKGELEAAKAYGMSSAMSFRRILLPQMIRHAIPGFGNNWLVLLKTTALVSIIGLEDMVRISSLAAGSTKMPFTFYMAVAIIFLFFTSVSTGLLKLIERKFSIHTR from the coding sequence ATGTTGGATTTGCAAGGTTATGAGGCCTCTATAGCGAAAGGGGCACTCGTTACGATCGAGGTTGCACTGCTTTCACTGTTGTTAGCTGTTGCGCTCGGCATGTTAGGTGCATTAGCGAAAATGGCACCGTATCGTTGGGCTCGATGGGTTGCAACGCTCTATACCACCATCATTCGTGGTATTCCTGATCTCGTGCTGATGATGTTGATTTTCTTTGGTGGCCAGATCTTTCTCAACAACGGACTCAGTAGCTTCAACGAGTTTCTCAATCAATGGTTCATTGAGCGCGATCCAAACCATGAATGGGTATCTTATGTACCGGACTATATCGATTTAAGCCCATTTATCGCAGGGGTACTGACCATTGGTTTTATTTTTGGCGCCTATATGGCTGAAACCTTTCGTGGTGCGATTCTTGCCGTGGATAAAGGTGAACTGGAAGCCGCAAAAGCATATGGCATGAGCTCTGCGATGAGCTTTCGGCGGATTTTATTACCACAGATGATCCGCCACGCGATACCAGGTTTTGGCAATAACTGGTTAGTGCTGCTGAAAACCACAGCGCTAGTCTCGATTATTGGCTTGGAGGATATGGTTCGGATCAGTTCGTTAGCTGCAGGCTCAACCAAAATGCCATTCACCTTTTATATGGCGGTTGCCATTATCTTTCTATTTTTTACCAGTGTGTCTACCGGTTTACTCAAACTCATAGAACGCAAATTCAGTATTCATACGAGGTAA
- a CDS encoding ABC transporter permease has translation MDFSLIIDSFPVYLGGLWTTVWLVSFSLVVGLLWAIPMAIARNSKQKWLSLPAWGYIYFLRGTPLLVQLYLIYYGMDQFFPVKGTLWEHAWFCALVAFILNTSAYTAEIIRGAINGLPKGEVEAAKAYGMGRWQTYQRIILPSALRRALPAYSNEVIFMLHGSAVAGIVTIMDLTGAARLVNSRYYAPFEAFLTAGLFYMSLTFIILWCFKQAENRFLAYLKPRS, from the coding sequence ATGGATTTTTCTCTGATTATTGACAGTTTTCCCGTCTATCTAGGGGGGCTATGGACCACCGTATGGTTAGTCTCCTTCTCTTTGGTTGTTGGTTTACTGTGGGCTATCCCGATGGCCATTGCCAGAAATAGCAAACAAAAATGGCTCAGCCTTCCGGCATGGGGATACATCTATTTTCTACGCGGAACGCCACTTTTAGTGCAGCTCTATTTGATTTATTACGGGATGGACCAATTTTTTCCGGTGAAAGGAACCTTATGGGAGCACGCATGGTTCTGTGCTCTCGTTGCTTTTATTTTAAATACGTCGGCCTACACAGCAGAAATTATCCGCGGTGCGATCAATGGCTTACCAAAAGGGGAAGTGGAGGCCGCAAAAGCCTATGGAATGGGGCGTTGGCAAACTTATCAGCGGATCATACTGCCAAGTGCGCTGCGTCGGGCTTTGCCAGCTTATAGTAATGAAGTGATTTTTATGCTGCATGGAAGTGCTGTTGCAGGAATAGTCACCATTATGGACTTAACCGGAGCCGCACGTTTAGTCAACTCACGTTATTATGCGCCATTTGAAGCCTTCTTAACGGCTGGGCTATTTTATATGTCACTCACATTCATCATTTTGTGGTGTTTTAAGCAGGCGGAAAACCGCTTTCTTGCCTACTTAAAACCTCGTAGCTAA
- the xthA gene encoding exodeoxyribonuclease III, whose translation MKVISFNINGLRARLHQLQALIDKHQPDVIGLQEIKVHDDAFPRQEVEAMGYQVYFHGQKAHYGVAILCKQTPVEVFKGFPTDSEEHQKRMIMATFVDQNGNKTTILNGYFPQGDNVEHETKFPYKRQFYRDLMTYLSEHRSNTERLVVMGDINISPLDLDIGIGEANRKRWLQTGKCSFQPEEREWLQTLLDWGLVDTFRQLHPEVSDQFSWFDYRSRGFDDNRGLRIDVILATATLAETCQEAGIDYELRGIDKPSDHAPIWATFK comes from the coding sequence ATGAAAGTCATCAGTTTCAACATAAATGGACTCAGAGCCAGATTGCACCAATTGCAAGCCCTGATCGACAAGCACCAACCTGATGTGATTGGTTTACAAGAAATAAAAGTTCATGATGACGCCTTTCCTCGTCAAGAAGTCGAAGCCATGGGTTATCAGGTCTATTTCCATGGCCAAAAAGCTCACTATGGTGTGGCTATTTTGTGTAAACAGACCCCCGTTGAAGTGTTCAAAGGTTTTCCAACCGATAGCGAAGAGCACCAAAAGCGCATGATCATGGCGACATTTGTCGATCAAAATGGCAACAAAACCACAATTCTGAACGGTTATTTTCCACAAGGTGACAATGTAGAACACGAAACCAAGTTTCCATATAAGCGCCAATTTTACCGTGATTTGATGACCTATCTAAGTGAGCATCGAAGTAATACAGAGCGTTTAGTCGTGATGGGCGACATCAATATTAGTCCGCTCGACTTGGATATCGGTATCGGCGAAGCCAACCGAAAACGCTGGTTACAAACCGGAAAGTGCTCATTCCAACCTGAAGAGCGTGAGTGGTTACAAACGCTACTCGATTGGGGATTGGTTGACACTTTCCGTCAACTCCATCCAGAAGTTAGTGATCAATTCTCGTGGTTTGATTACCGCTCACGTGGGTTTGATGATAATCGCGGTCTGCGTATTGATGTGATTTTGGCTACAGCTACGCTAGCTGAAACCTGCCAAGAAGCGGGGATCGATTATGAACTACGGGGTATCGACAAACCGTCTGATCACGCCCCTATCTGGGCTACGTTCAAGTAA
- the rsmS gene encoding pleiotropic regulatory protein RsmS, translating into MSNPSIPLNEASDEIKLAVDLIYLLESHAIEPQLALAAIEIVKRDLEHRLADDASITTAREDHQSSNVNPL; encoded by the coding sequence ATGTCGAACCCATCGATCCCACTCAATGAAGCTTCTGATGAGATCAAGCTCGCGGTTGATCTCATCTACTTGTTAGAATCTCACGCCATCGAGCCACAGCTCGCACTTGCTGCAATTGAGATTGTTAAACGTGATTTAGAACACAGATTGGCTGATGATGCATCGATCACTACTGCACGAGAAGATCATCAGTCTAGCAACGTCAATCCGCTTTAA
- a CDS encoding primosomal replication protein has translation MKSYEKFHTILTELKYSATQVDRQRGEHHRPLFDEVLFHCHGKLLTPCVEEANSTLLALIRENESGRLTALRAEYLSERLLAQIAALTRELSTQTIRRKEPKPQAYFKKPINELYQELAQHQDWERRLMDLVRDKAMLLEQASVTEKTAAQQALLQAEQRLNRCREAKIKIEKRITTQERKA, from the coding sequence ATGAAGAGTTACGAGAAATTCCATACCATTCTCACCGAATTAAAATATTCAGCTACTCAGGTTGATCGTCAACGTGGTGAACACCACAGACCTTTATTTGATGAAGTTCTGTTTCACTGTCATGGCAAGTTGCTGACGCCTTGCGTTGAAGAGGCAAATTCAACACTGCTGGCCTTAATTCGAGAGAATGAAAGTGGGCGTTTAACTGCCTTACGAGCAGAATACCTTTCTGAACGACTACTTGCGCAAATTGCAGCGCTGACAAGAGAACTTTCAACGCAAACGATTCGCCGCAAAGAGCCTAAACCACAAGCCTATTTTAAAAAACCGATTAATGAGCTTTATCAAGAGTTAGCCCAACATCAAGACTGGGAACGGCGCTTAATGGATTTAGTACGTGATAAGGCCATGCTGCTGGAGCAAGCCTCAGTCACAGAAAAAACCGCCGCCCAACAAGCTTTGTTACAAGCCGAACAGCGGCTAAACCGTTGTCGAGAAGCAAAAATCAAAATCGAAAAGCGGATCACCACTCAGGAGAGAAAAGCGTAA
- a CDS encoding sulfite exporter TauE/SafE family protein produces MEWIEPTTIMVLALVAFIAGFIDAVAGGGGMLTVPALLSLGLPPHLALGTNKLAATFASSTAAWTYYREKLFDPACWKRAFIATFVGAVLGTLAVDAISTEWLGKALPLIILAAALYTVWHKPIQNQQNASPKPCPKLHRKQILQGAGLGFYDGLAGPGTGAFWTVSSMALYRFNILLASGLAKAMNLTSNLTSLVTFAILGHIDWLLGLTMGVCLMAGAFVGAHSAIRFGAPFIRPLFILVVTLLATKLAYDAWWIGS; encoded by the coding sequence ATGGAATGGATAGAACCCACCACGATAATGGTGCTGGCTCTTGTTGCGTTTATTGCTGGATTTATTGATGCAGTTGCAGGAGGAGGTGGAATGCTAACGGTACCTGCCCTACTTTCTTTAGGTTTGCCACCTCATTTAGCGCTAGGTACCAACAAATTAGCGGCTACTTTTGCATCTTCAACCGCGGCTTGGACCTATTACCGAGAAAAACTGTTTGATCCAGCCTGCTGGAAACGTGCTTTTATCGCTACATTCGTTGGTGCTGTACTTGGTACGTTAGCCGTTGATGCGATCAGCACTGAATGGTTGGGTAAAGCCCTTCCCCTAATCATTCTTGCTGCGGCACTCTACACTGTTTGGCACAAACCGATTCAGAATCAGCAAAATGCAAGTCCTAAACCTTGCCCTAAACTGCACCGAAAACAGATTTTACAAGGTGCGGGGCTGGGTTTTTACGATGGCTTAGCAGGCCCAGGAACGGGAGCCTTTTGGACGGTAAGCTCAATGGCACTTTATCGATTCAATATTTTACTCGCCTCAGGTCTAGCTAAAGCCATGAATTTGACAAGCAATCTGACTTCTTTGGTGACTTTTGCCATACTTGGTCACATCGATTGGTTGCTCGGTTTAACGATGGGTGTTTGCCTAATGGCAGGAGCTTTTGTTGGTGCTCACTCTGCAATTCGCTTTGGCGCTCCTTTTATTCGACCGCTGTTTATTTTGGTGGTCACTCTACTAGCCACTAAATTGGCCTATGATGCGTGGTGGATTGGGTCATGA